From one Triticum urartu cultivar G1812 chromosome 3, Tu2.1, whole genome shotgun sequence genomic stretch:
- the LOC125544048 gene encoding uncharacterized protein LOC125544048, with amino-acid sequence MAAISAAISGCCSSSCLSQSQRGLPSPARRRHFKVTAMAPKNKVNKYDDGWSKQWFGAGIFAEGSEEASVDVFKKLEKRKVLSSVEKAGLLSKAEELGVTLSSLEKLGLLSKAEDLGLLSLVESAATVSPAVLASLSLPLVVASIATVVFVPDDSTLLVTAQTVVATLFAAVAAGLFVGSVVLDGLQDD; translated from the exons ATGGCTGCAATATCAGCAGCAATCTCCGGCTGCTGCTCTTCGTCCTGTCTGTCCCAGTCCCAGCGGGGCCTCCCGTCCCCCGCAAGGAGAAGGCACTTCAAGGTCACAGCCATGGCTCCCAAGAACAAG GTGAACAAGTACGACGATGGGTGGTCCAAGCAGTGGTTCGGCGCGGGGATCTTCGCGGAGGGGAGCGAGGAGGCGTCGGTGGACGTGTTCAAGAAGCTTGAGAAGCGCAAGGTGCTGAGCAGCGTGGAGAAGGCGGGCCTGCTGTCCAAGGCGGAGGAGCTCGGCGTCACGCTCTCCTCGCTGGAGAAGCTCGGACTGCTCTCCAAGGCCGAGGACCTGGGACTCCTCAGCCTCGTCGAGAGCGCAGCCACGGTGTCCCCGGCTGTGCTCGCGTCGCTGTCGCTACCGCTGGTCGTCGCCTCCATCGCCACGGTTGTCTTCGTGCCGGACGACTCCACCCTGCTCGTGACGGCCCAGACGGTCGTCGCTACGTTGTTCGCGGCCGTCGCTGCAGGGCTGTTCGTTGGCTCCGTCGTGCTCGACGGCCTGCAGGACGATTAG